The Kaistella daneshvariae genomic sequence GATTGGCATAAGCCAAATGATGTCTACGCCCATTTTTTTCAGCCGAGGCAAATGACTTTCGAAAGCTTTAAAAGTTCCTTCCGCCGTGTATTGGCGGATATTGGCTTCGTAGATGGTGGCATTTTTACTCCATTCCGGATGGGTAATTTCCACGTATTCCTTTGGATGATAGCGCGGATCTTTCGTCTGCGCGCCGGCCGAAAAAGGAAAAGAAAATGCGAATAGTAAAATGAAAAAAAATGCCGTTTTCATAACCAATTTTTTTAATTTGAATTTAAACTTAAAATCGCGAGCGTATAACCTTTTAAACCAAATCCGCTGATCATTCCGTTGGAATTTACGGCGGTCACAGATTTTTGGCGGAATTCTTCGCGCTGGTAAATATTGCTGATATGAATTTCAATCTTTGGCTGCGCAACGTTTTTCAGGCAGTCTGCAATCGCGTAGGAATAATGGGTAAAAGCACCGGGATTGATGACGACGGCTTCGAAATCATTTTTTTGCAACCGGTCAATCAGTTCACCTTCGATATTGGATTGATAATAAGAGATTTCATGTTCGGGAAATTGTTTTTCCAGCTGACTTACATACTGCTCCATGGAAATAGATCCGTAAATATCCGGTTCGCGCGTACCCAAAAGATTTAAATTCGGGCCGTTTATAATTAAAATTTTCATTCTTAGCTTTTTACAAATATAAGCAGTTTTCGCAAAAAACATTTGTTATCCGTGCAGCACCTTTTATAATAAAACACAAATTTTACGCTATTTAAGCTCTGTTTTTTTCAAATTTTTACTATTTTACACTCAAAATTATTAGAAATATATTTTCTAATACGAACGAATTTTTACACAAGTGAATGTTTATCAAAAAATTTTAAAATATACAGCGATCGCTGTAGCCATCCTCATTGTGCTGGCAATTGCGCTTGTTCTAAGTTTGCAGTTGCCTGCAGTTCAGAATTTTGCGAAGAAAAAATTGGTGAACTATCTGGAGGAAAAGATCCACACTGAAGTCAGTTTGGAGCGCGTTTATGTAGATTTTCCGAACAGTTTGGTGATGGAAAATCTTTTTCTGCAAGGCCAAAAAGTGGACACTCTTTTGTTCGCACGCAAAATGGATGTGGGTCTAAACATTCCAAAACTTTTGAAAAACACCGCGGATCTTACATCGATTGATTTGCAGGGCGTGAAGGCCAATGTGGTGCGCAACGAAAACGGCACTTTCAATTTTGATTACATTTTGGATGCATTTGCCACAAAAGATTCTGAAGAGAGTCCGTCCAAGCCGTTCATCATCTCATTAGATAAAATTAAATTAAAGGACATCCGCGTTTCCTTTATTGATCAGCAGTACCGTAATGATATTGCCTTATATTTCAAGTCATTTGAAACGCGGGTAAAAACTTTCGATCTGCAGCAGAATTCTTATGCGGCAAACGAGATTACTATGGATGGACTTCGGCTGAAACTTAAGCAGGATTTGCTGGAAGAAGTAGCGGACAAAGTCACCGAAAAAGTAGATTCACTAAACCAGCAAAAACCGATGCGCTTAGCTTTAAACAAGCTAAACTTCACCAATTTCAACATTGATTACGGCGACGAAAACACCCAAACTTTTGCTAAAATTATTTTTAAAGAACTCAGCACAAAAATTAATAAACTGGACATTGAACACTCCAATTTCGGCATAGAAAATTTATATTTAAAAGGCGCGGATATCAATGCCAAGCTGTATTTGCCGACTACAAATGCCAATGCAAAAAATTCCGAAAAAACCCCTCAATCACCGCAAAAAAATGAAAATTTAACATTGGCTCTAAAGAAATTTATTTTGGATGATGTTAAAGTGGTTTACGACAATACAGCCCTAAAACCCACCAGAAAGGGCCTTGATTTTAATCATCTGAACTTTTCGAAAATCAACACCGAAGTCCGAAATTTTGCCATGGAAAACGGCAAATTTTCCGGTTCTGTACAATCCGCGGAAATTCAGGAAAAAAGCGGCTTAAACATTCAAAAATTTAAAACCGATTTCGTTTACAACGACGAGCAGGCTTATTTGAAAGATCTTTACCTGCAGACGCCGAAAACGCTTCTGCGCGACGAGATTGTGCTGAATTATAATTCCGCGGAGCAACTTTCCGCCAACCCCGGCGAGGTGCGGATTTTGGCTGATATCAAAGATTCGAAAATCGGCTTTTCGGACATTTTACTTTTTTCGGCGGATTTGCGAACTACAATACCGTTTAATAAATATCCCAATGCGATTATAAATCTCAATACGCGCTTAAAAGGCACGATCAACGATCTTGCTATTCAAAATCTGGAACTTTCCGGAATTGACCAGCTTCAGGTAAAAACGTCCGGAACAGTGAAAAACGCTTTGGATCCGGCGAAACTGTATTACGATTTAAATATCCGTCAACTGTCTTCCTCCTCGAAAACCATTTATAATTTAGTTCCGAAAAATACCATTCCGACCACGGTTACATTACCTTCATTTCTGAAAATCAGCGGCACGGCGAAGGGCACAACGCAGGTCATTAACGCAAATTTAAAATTAAATTCGACCTTAGGAAATGCTGCCGTTCGTGCGTCTGTTGACATGAAACGTAAAAATCAGGAACGCTACGATGTGCTCGCAAACCTGCAAAATCTTCAGCTTGGAACCATAATCCAAAATAAAGATTTGGGCTCCATCACTGGGAAAATTGCTGTAAAAGGACAAAGTTTCGATTATAAAAAAGCAGTCGCAAAGGTGAGCGGAAATATTACTTCGGTATATTATGATGGTTATACCTACAAAAATATGGCGCTAAAAGGCCAAATAACTAAGGGTAATTATGTTATAAATCTCGATTCCAATGATCCGAACGCGGATCTAAAATTGTTTGCATCCGGTAATTTTGTTGAGAAAAATCCATCTATCAAGATCAATGGCAGCATTCAAAAGCTCGATCTCAATAAGCTGGGGTTCTATGACGATCCATTGATTCTTGCGGGTGATATT encodes the following:
- the aroQ gene encoding type II 3-dehydroquinate dehydratase — protein: MKILIINGPNLNLLGTREPDIYGSISMEQYVSQLEKQFPEHEISYYQSNIEGELIDRLQKNDFEAVVINPGAFTHYSYAIADCLKNVAQPKIEIHISNIYQREEFRQKSVTAVNSNGMISGFGLKGYTLAILSLNSN